The genomic window AAGACTATTTATACTTTAACTTCAGATATAGAAACAATCATTCTTTCAATTAGAACAGATCACTTGAAATGCCAGCATTACTATCTGGATTCTCTTGGTTTTTTATTTCTTCTAATTCCTCGTTTGAGATCTCATCTGTCACAGTGACATCACCTGTGAAAAAGTCTCCAAAACTACTGAAGTAACTTCTGTTGCTTTCCACAGGAACCTGACCTCTTTTAAAAAGACCTGTTCTTATAGATATGCTAGAAGAATCTCCGAGCAACCCAGTTCTAGAATCAATACTTGCAGTTACAAGGTTTCCGTTTTCTATCTGTTCTTCCATAAACTGGAATTCTCCAGGGGTATAGGTCCCTGTGTTTATAATCCTTTGATAATACTCCCCCCAAAGAGGTGCAGCTGCTCCACCACCTGTGGCATTTTCCATCGAAGAGTTATCATCATAACCTATATAGAGGGTCGTGACGTATTCAGGCGTAACTCCTGCAAACCAAGCAGACCTATAGTCATTTGTTGTACCTGTTTTTCCACCCTGTTCTATTCCATTCCCATTTTTATCGGTCACACGTGCTCTTCTTCCTGAACCATTATTAACTGCATTTTTCATCATATGAACTATCAAAGAGATATTGTCGCTATCAAATATTTTCTCTTTTTCCACAGTGGATTCATACAAAACATTTCCGTATCTATCAAGAACTTTTGAGATAAATATAGGCTTGACCTTATACCCTCCGTTCGAAAAAGGTAAATAAGCTGTGGCGAGGTCCAAAGGGCTCATACTCATTGTACCAAGGGCAATAGAGAGATTATTAGGGATGTCTACATTCACCCCTGTCTTTTTAAATGTATTTATTACACTTCTAACTCCTACTTTTTCAAGAAGTTTTATTGCCACTATGTTCACAGATTTTTCTAAAGCTTCCAAAATAGTCATGTTACCTGAAAATGTACCTCCGTAATTCTGTGGTTTCCAGTCTCCGTATTCTATCTCAGAATCCTCTATAACTGTGTTCATCGGGATTCCTTCCTCTAGAGCAGTGAAGTATACAAATGGTTTAAAAGAAGACCCAACTTGTCTTTTTGCCATGGTGGCTCTATTAAAATTTCCAGTTTTAAAGTTCTTACCGGCCACTATACTTTTTACATATCCGTTGTTTGAATCTATGGTTATGAGAGCTCCCTGCAGTTTTGGATTTTCTCTCAATAACTGGTAATTGTTGAAAGTCTCAAGAGCAGCTTTTTGCATTTCAAGGTCAAGGGATGTATAAACCTTTAATCCCCCTTCATAAATGGTATTTTCGTCAAACATTTCAAATATTTTTTTTTCAACTATATCTGTAAAATCAGGAGATTTAAGAGATCCTCTGCTGTTTTTTTCCATGATTACAGAGGTATATTTGTCTGCAACAAAATTTTTAGGAAGTTCCTTCTCAAGGACAAATTTTTGTTTCATAGCCCTGTCATACTGGTCAGCTGTTATATAACCGTATTTTTTCATCTGATTTAAGACCAACTTTGTTCTTTTTAAAGACTGCTCCAAGTTTTTTCTAGGATTGTAGAGAGATGGCCTGTTTGGCATTCCTGCTAGCATCGCCCCTTCTGCTATATTTAAATCTTCCACATCTTTTTCAAAAAAAGATCTAGCTGCAGTTTTTATTCCGTAAGCTCCCGCTCCAAAATATATTTCATTCAGATATTTTTCTAAAATCTCATCTTTTGTATATCTTTTTTCAATTTCTATAGTTATGAGAGCTTCTTTTACTTTTCTAGCAAGCTTCTTCTCATGCGTCAAGAAGGCATTCTTTGCAAGCTGTTGTGTTATGGTACTCGCTCCCTGAGCTGCTCTTCTCTGAGATATATTTACCGCTATTGCTCTTCCTAGTCTGAATGGGTCTAGACCATGATGTTTGTAAAATCTCCTATCCTCTATGGCTACAAAGGCATTTTTTAAATTTTCCGGTATCTCTGAAATGGTTACTGTATCACGCCTTTCCCTATATATTAGATCAATAACATCTCCATTACTATCATATATGGTTGTTGGTA from uncultured Ilyobacter sp. includes these protein-coding regions:
- a CDS encoding transglycosylase domain-containing protein; this encodes MKNSMKKIFKVSILLVFLSIVVIGIVSFSLIFSAYKSLPDVGKLVESYTPAVPTTIYDSNGDVIDLIYRERRDTVTISEIPENLKNAFVAIEDRRFYKHHGLDPFRLGRAIAVNISQRRAAQGASTITQQLAKNAFLTHEKKLARKVKEALITIEIEKRYTKDEILEKYLNEIYFGAGAYGIKTAARSFFEKDVEDLNIAEGAMLAGMPNRPSLYNPRKNLEQSLKRTKLVLNQMKKYGYITADQYDRAMKQKFVLEKELPKNFVADKYTSVIMEKNSRGSLKSPDFTDIVEKKIFEMFDENTIYEGGLKVYTSLDLEMQKAALETFNNYQLLRENPKLQGALITIDSNNGYVKSIVAGKNFKTGNFNRATMAKRQVGSSFKPFVYFTALEEGIPMNTVIEDSEIEYGDWKPQNYGGTFSGNMTILEALEKSVNIVAIKLLEKVGVRSVINTFKKTGVNVDIPNNLSIALGTMSMSPLDLATAYLPFSNGGYKVKPIFISKVLDRYGNVLYESTVEKEKIFDSDNISLIVHMMKNAVNNGSGRRARVTDKNGNGIEQGGKTGTTNDYRSAWFAGVTPEYVTTLYIGYDDNSSMENATGGGAAAPLWGEYYQRIINTGTYTPGEFQFMEEQIENGNLVTASIDSRTGLLGDSSSISIRTGLFKRGQVPVESNRSYFSSFGDFFTGDVTVTDEISNEELEEIKNQENPDSNAGISSDLF